CGGCTCCAAGCACCTGGTGACCAAATACCGCCTGAGCGTCAGCGCGGCCACGGTGCGCAACGAGTTGGCGCGCTTGACCCGTTTGGGGTATCTCCGCCAGCCCCATGCTTCGGCGGGCCGTGTGCCCACCGAAAAGGGCTACCGCACCTTCGTCACCGAGTTGATGGGCCGGGTAGACCTGCCGGCCGAGGTCAAACACACCATCGCTCATCAGTTCGGCCAGGTGCGCCAGGACATGGAGGCCTGGATGCGCCTGGCGGCCTCGGTGTTGGCCCGTCAGTCCCGCATGGCGGCCCTGGTCACCGCGCCGCATCCCGAAGAGGTGCGCTACCAGCATGTGGAACTGGTGGCCCTTTACGGCCGACGGATCCTCATGGTGCTGGTGCTGGCCAGTGGGGAGGTGCGCCAGCAGATCCTGGTGCTCTCCGAGCCGGTTCCCCAGGCGCGGTTGCGGGCCGTGGCCGACCGCCTCAACGCCTATTGCGCCGACAAGACCTGGGAGGAGTTGGCTATCCTGCCCACCCCGGCCGATGCCTTGGAGGCGGACATCCTGCTCCTGGTGCGCCGGGAGATGGAAGCGGTGCAGCAGGACTGGACCGAGGACCTGGTTCACGACGGGCTGGCCCAGGTGCTCAACGAGCCGGAGTTCGGCGAGTCGGAGGCCGCGCGCCGGACCTTGCGCCTCATTGAAGAACGCACCCTCCTGGAGCAACTGTTCCGCCGGATGGTCGCTACCACCGAGGTGGGCGGGGTGCAGGTGCTCATCGGCGGTGAAAACACCTGGGAGGAGTTGCGCGACTGCGCCATCGTGCTGGCGCGCTACGGCGTCTCGGGCGTGGCCACGGGGATGCTGGGTGTGGTGGGGCCAATGCGCATGGCCTACAGCCGCACCATTCCCACGGTGCGTTATGTGGCGCATGTGTTGACGGACCTGGTGAGCGACACATTGCTTGACGAACCCACAGCAGAAGAGGGAAGGGAAGATGGCGAAGAGAAAGCGCAGGCAGTCTGAGGAGGAAATCC
This window of the Anaerolineae bacterium genome carries:
- the hrcA gene encoding heat-inducible transcription repressor HrcA produces the protein MTPKRRTTRPDGLTERQRLILALVVGEHIASAQPVGSKHLVTKYRLSVSAATVRNELARLTRLGYLRQPHASAGRVPTEKGYRTFVTELMGRVDLPAEVKHTIAHQFGQVRQDMEAWMRLAASVLARQSRMAALVTAPHPEEVRYQHVELVALYGRRILMVLVLASGEVRQQILVLSEPVPQARLRAVADRLNAYCADKTWEELAILPTPADALEADILLLVRREMEAVQQDWTEDLVHDGLAQVLNEPEFGESEAARRTLRLIEERTLLEQLFRRMVATTEVGGVQVLIGGENTWEELRDCAIVLARYGVSGVATGMLGVVGPMRMAYSRTIPTVRYVAHVLTDLVSDTLLDEPTAEEGREDGEEKAQAV